The following are encoded in a window of Rosa chinensis cultivar Old Blush chromosome 4, RchiOBHm-V2, whole genome shotgun sequence genomic DNA:
- the LOC112198156 gene encoding uncharacterized protein LOC112198156 isoform X2 translates to MDKTWVKLHRKSTEYKVGLQNFIRNSLIVASHEGKIKCPCQLCANRSWRSPGLVYKHLQAEKMSPDYEDGLWDEHGEALPNPVFLDEIEDQPEVNLDMNDMLTDAFANNSPPGSPYIGDDGATMNTAPPEVQRFYNLINEANVDLYPGSTKMKKLEYLVRLYQIKCLGGISDKALSLLLKLTKSILPDGETLPDSFYKAKRYLYETIEDGITTRKVSAKVLRYFPVTPRLQRLFMSRCTSNHMTWHATDRPIDGRMRHPADSPAWKELDRLYPSFAQEMRNVRLGLASDGFNPFGNMSSAHSIWPVVLTVYNLPPWLCMKQPYMLLSLVIPGPKAPGNDIDVFLAPLIDELKSLWDVGAATYDVISKQSFTMRAALLWTINDFPAYANLSGWSTKGKMACPHCGDYTDCLRLYYGKKFCYMGHRRFLPISHRFRSQKRPFNGKQEHRPHPIPMTGLECLFQLSTLQFKFGKATAKPPRRRKGDAPPYNGPWKKESIFFQLPYWKDLLIRHNLDVMHIEKNICDAVLGTLLGIDGKNKDSIKARADLERLNIWPKLHPERRAGKTFCPPAIFTLSNDEKTMMCEVFASFRPPDSFSSYIADCVQVKEKKLVGLKSHDCHIILHHLLPLAIRRVLPRPLCMVLLELSSFFRHLGVNNSTSESFSQLTPRIVLVLCQLEKMFPPSFFDIMVHLPIHLAYEAAIAGPVHFRTMWPVERNLGTLKRYVRNKSRPEGSIAEGYIADEAMSFCSMYLEDSVTRRTNLGRNADAEHRDVSGGYSIFLNIGHAIGGSGKEVHMDYNEWLRVHRYVLLNCPEVKPFVDQHIEEGRRRKGRKRMWEADQESYRTFPDWFAKQVKAMQMDPATVVHPDMVALANGPVNWSIKHNNYVINGYRFRINRIDKKKKNQNSGVFVRATRNSYASRQDRNPRDGELDYYGVLNDVIELNYEEVGKIVLFECDWCNSEGNSTGLQIDEYGFVSVNFTKLISDGDTLILASQAEQVFYVQDPIDTDWHVATKTKPRDLYNLVVAVHDDPCNAQNIDDASMDLDEENVRTDVDGFTVNQALPPQPHLPYDGSEDNEYDGDDTDQDS, encoded by the exons ATGGATAAGACATGGGTTAAGCTACATAGGAAAAGCACCGAGTATAAGGTCGGACTTCAAAATTTCATCCGAAACTCCCTCATTGTGGCTTCCCACGAGGGCAAGATTAAATGCCCTTGTCAATTATGTGCTAATCGTTCTTGGCGGAGCCCTGGTTTGGTGTACAAACACTTGCAAGCTGAGAAAATGTCTCCAGACTATGAAGATGGATTGTGGGATGAACATGGTGAAGCTTTACCCAATCCCGTATTCTTGGATGAAATCGAGGACCAACCTGAGGTCAATCTAGACATGAATGATATGTTGACAGATGCATTTGCAAATAACAGTCCACCTGGTTCACCCTACATTGGAGATGATGGTGCAACCATGAACACTGCACCTCCAGAAGTACAAAGATTTTACAACTTGATAAATGAGGCTAATGTTGATTTGTATCCCGGTTCAACAAAGATGAAAAAATTGGAGTATCTAGTGCGCTTGTATCAAATCAAGTGTTTGGGAGGAATCTCTGACAAGGCTCTTTCACTGCTACTGAAATTGACCAAGTCAATACTTCCAGATGGTGAGACACTACCAGACAGTTTCTACAAAGCCAAAAG GTACTTGTATGAGACCATTGAAGATGGCATAACGACAAGAAAAGTTTCTGCAAAGGTTTTAAGATATTTTCCTGTGACACCGCGTCTTCAGCGTCTATTTATGTCAAGATGTACCTCCAATCACATGACATGGCATGCAACTGATCGACCCATAGATGGAAGAATGAGGCATCCTGCTGATTCACCTGCTTGGAAAGAATTGGACAGATTGTATCCCTCATTTGCACAAGAAATGCGTAATGTCAGGTTAGGCTTAGCAAGTGATGGTTTTAATCCATTCGGTAATATGAGTTCAGCTCACAGTATTTGGCCCGTTGTTTTAACAGTTTACAATCTCCCCCCATGGCTTTGTATGAAGCAACCATACATGCTTTTATCACTTGTGATTCCAGGTCCCAAAGCTCCAGGGAATGACATTGATGTGTTCTTGGCTCCCTTGATTGATGAACTAAAGTCCTTGTGGGATGTTGGAGCTGCCACATATGATGTGATTTCAAAACAAAGTTTCACTATGAGGGCGGCACTATTATGGACTATAAATGATTTTCCGGCATATGCTAATCTATCTGGGTGGAGTACTAAGGGTAAGATGGCTTGTCCTCATTGTGGTGATTACACCGATTGTTTAAGGTTATACTATGGGAAAAAGTTCTGCTACATGGGACATCGTCGATTTCTTCCAATCAGCCATCGGTTCCGCAGCCAAAAACGACCTTTTAATGGAAAACAGGAACATAGACCCCATCCTATACCAATGACTGGTTTGGAGTGTCTCTTTCAGTTGTCTACACTACAGTTTAAGTTTGGAAAAGCTACTGCTAAACCTCCTCGGAGACGTAAAGGGGATGCACCACCATACAACGGACCTTGGAAAAAGGAGAGCATTTTTTTCCAATTGCCATATTGGAAGGACTTACTCATTCGACACAACTTAGATGTGATGCATATTGAGAAAAACATATGTGATGCTGTTCTTGGAACTTTGTTAGGAATTGATGGCAAGAACAAGGATAGTATCAAGGCACGTGCTGACTTGGAACGATTGAATATATGGCCAAAACTGCATCCAGAACGGCGAGCCGGAAAAACATTTTGCCCTCCAGCTATATTTACATTGTCTAATGATGAAAAGACTATGATGTGCGAAGTGTTTGCATCCTTCAGGCCTCCTGACAGTTTCTCATCTTACATAGCTGATTGCGTCcaagtaaaagaaaagaaattggtTGGCCTGAAAAGTCATGACTGCCACATTATCTTGCACCACTTGCTGCCTCTTGCTATTCGACGAGTTCTTCCAAGACCTTTGTGTATGGTGTTGCTGGAATTAAGTTCATTTTTTCGACACTTAGGTGTAAACAATTCTACAAGCGAGTCATTTTCACAATTGACACCACGCATAGTCCTTGTTCTTTGCCAGCTAGAGAAAATGTTTCCACCTTCTTTCTTTGACATTATGGTCCATTTACCAATCCACTTAGCATATGAAGCTGCAATTGCTGGCCCTGTTCACTTTCGAACGATGTGGCCTGTAGAGAG GAACTTGGGAACACTTAAGAGGTATGTGCGTAACAAAAGTCGACCTGAGGGTTCGATTGCTGAAGGGTACATTGCTGATGAGGCCATGTCATTTTGTTCCATGTACTTGGAAGATTCAGTTACACGCCGGACCAATCTTGGACGAAATGCTGATGCGGAACATCGAGATGTGTCTGGTGGTTATTCAATTTTCCTTAATATTGGTCATGCTATTGGAGGTTCGGGTAAAGAAGTGCATATGGATTATAACGAGTGGCTTCGCGTACATAGATATGTTCTACTTAATTGTCCGGAGGTCAAACCATTCGTAGA CCAACACATCGAAGAGGGAAGGAGAAGAAAGGGTCGAAAGAGGATGTGGGAAGCTGACCAAGAATCGTATAGAACTTTTCCAGACTGGTTTGCAAAACAA GTGAAGGCTATGCAAATGGATCCTGCAACAGTAGTCCACCCAGATATGGTTGCTTTGGCCAACGGTCCAGTCAATTGGTCTATTAAGCACAACAATTATGTGATTAATGGTTATAGATTTCGAATTAATAGGattgataagaaaaaaaaaaatcaaaacagtggtGTGTTTGTCCGTGCAACAAGAAATAGTTATGCAAGTAGGCAAGATAGAAATCCAAGAGATGGAGAGCTGGACTATTACGGGGTGCTAAATGATGTCATTGAGCTTAATTATGAGGAGGTAGGCAAGATTGTCTTGTTTGAATGTGATTGGTGCAATAGTGAGGGCAATTCTACAGGTTTGCAGATAGATGAATATGGTTTTGTATCAGTAAACTTTACAAAGCTCATATCTGATGGGGACACTCTCATACTTGCCTCACAAGCTGAACAAGTATTTTATGTCCAAGATCCCATTGATACCGATTGGCACGTAGCAACAAAGACGAAGCCTCGTGATCTATACAACCTTGTGGTTGCTGTCCATGATGATCCATGTAATGCACAAAACATAGATGATGCATCTATGGATTTGGATGAGGAAAATGTCAGGACTGATGTTGATGGATTCACAGTTAATCAAGCATTACCTCCCCAACCCCACCTCCCTTATGATGGTAGTGAGGATAACGAGTATGATGGTGATGATACAGATCAAGATTCATGA
- the LOC112198160 gene encoding probable transmembrane ascorbate ferrireductase 4, with amino-acid sequence MATGSVVPLLFLARISGLLVAVLVSIWAISFRSSFHHHSSESSPQEDQGITYSVLHPLFMVIGFILISGEAILIHRWLPGSRSLKKSVHLCLQGVALASGIFGIWTKFHGQKGIVANFYSLHSWMGLICILLFGAQWLVGFLSFWHRGEGRTVRQRVLPWHIFLGLYTYGLAVATAETGLLEKLTFLQTKRNMSKRCPESMVVNSLGLGLAFLSGIVILAAVSPKYQPPQQLWATATQLLPRDE; translated from the exons ATGGCCACAGGTTCAGTAGTCCCATTGCTCTTCCTAGCCAGAATCTCTGGGCTTTTGGTTGCAGTGCTGGTCTCGATTTGGGCTATTTCATTCAGGTCCAGCTTTCATCATCACTCTTCTGAGTCCTCTCCCCAAGAAGACCAGGGCATCACCTATTCA GTTCTTCATCCTTTGTTCATGGTCATTGGCTTTATTCTCATCAGTGGAGAAG CAATTTTGATACATAGGTGGTTGCCTGGTTCAAGAAGTTTGAAGAAATCAGTGCATTTGTGTCTTCAAGGTGTGGCTTTGGCTTCTGGGATCTTTGGGATTTGGACCAAGTTTCATGGCCAGAAGGGCATTGTGGCTAATTTCTATAGTCTTCATTCTTGGATGGGTTTGATCTGCATTCTCTTGTTTGGAGCTCAG TGGTTGGTGGGTTTCTTGAGCTTTTGGCATAGAGGGGAAGGGCGCACGGTAAGGCAAAGGGTGTTGCCCTGGCATATCTTCCTTGGGCTCTACACTTATGGTTTGGCAGTGGCTACAGCAGAAACTGGGCTTTTGGAGAAGTTGACATTCTTACAAACAAAGAGGAATATGTCTAAACGCTGCCCAGAGTCCATGGTTGTTAATAGTTTGGGGCTTGGGTTGGCCTTCCTCAGTGGCATTGTAATATTGGCTGCAGTATCACCCAAGTACCAACCACCACAACAATTGTGGGCAACAGCCACACAGCTGTTGCCACGAGATGAATGA
- the LOC112197045 gene encoding uncharacterized protein LOC112197045 — protein MGPKKWTRTKRLLEDSYCQNRNNEREMQAIPISDTAEEQESHFTGSSRGTYSKTQWTRTKTLLEDSHCQNDNDEIEMQGIPVCDSSEEHKVHFSRSSRGIQLVMSKENQCLKHQQNSKSYSTTKFNHTPKRFRTREQSSVAIANSSLSANRISNLENPGTSQVLQSSSNSEFVKVYIYLAKLHTKEVEQDLQSNMRIQEMLSTHVIIATHVSGLEKRINNRPQVRL, from the exons ATGGGTCCGAAGAAATGGACAAGAACAAAGAGACTGTTAGAAGACAGTTATTGTCAAAATCGTAATAATGAAAGGGAAATGCAAGCAATTCCTATTTCTGATACTGCTGAAGAGCAGGAAAGTCATTTTACCGGATCAAGCCGTG GCACATATTCGAAGACACAATGGACAAGAACAAAAACATTGTTAGAAGACAGTCATTGTCAAAACGATAATGATGAAATAGAAATGCAAGGAATTCCTGTTTGTGATAGCAGTGAAGAACATAAAGTTCATTTTAGCAGATCAAGCCGTG GCATTCAGTTGGTGATGTCAAAAGAGAATCAATGTTTAAAACATCAGCAGAATTCCAAAAGTTATAGCACTACCAAATTTAACCATACTCCCAAGCGATTCAGAACTAGGGAACAAAGCTCAGTTGCAATTGCTAATTCAAGTTTGTCAGCTAATAGAATCTCAAATCTGGAGAATCCAG GAACATCACAAGTTTTACAAAGCTCCAGCAATTCTGAATTT GTGAAGGTTTACATCTATTTGGCCAAGCTTCATACCAAAGAAGTAGAGCAG GATCTACAATCAAATATGAGGATTCAGGAGATGCTATCCACACATGTAATTATTGCAACGCATGTTTCTGGTTTGGAGAAGCGAATAAACAATCGTCCTCAAGTGCGCCTCTAA
- the LOC112198156 gene encoding uncharacterized protein LOC112198156 isoform X1: MDKTWVKLHRKSTEYKVGLQNFIRNSLIVASHEGKIKCPCQLCANRSWRSPGLVYKHLQAEKMSPDYEDGLWDEHGEALPNPVFLDEIEDQPEVNLDMNDMLTDAFANNSPPGSPYIGDDGATMNTAPPEVQRFYNLINEANVDLYPGSTKMKKLEYLVRLYQIKCLGGISDKALSLLLKLTKSILPDGETLPDSFYKAKRLICDLGLSYEKIDACPNDCMIYWKDTANLDKCHTCGTSRYLYETIEDGITTRKVSAKVLRYFPVTPRLQRLFMSRCTSNHMTWHATDRPIDGRMRHPADSPAWKELDRLYPSFAQEMRNVRLGLASDGFNPFGNMSSAHSIWPVVLTVYNLPPWLCMKQPYMLLSLVIPGPKAPGNDIDVFLAPLIDELKSLWDVGAATYDVISKQSFTMRAALLWTINDFPAYANLSGWSTKGKMACPHCGDYTDCLRLYYGKKFCYMGHRRFLPISHRFRSQKRPFNGKQEHRPHPIPMTGLECLFQLSTLQFKFGKATAKPPRRRKGDAPPYNGPWKKESIFFQLPYWKDLLIRHNLDVMHIEKNICDAVLGTLLGIDGKNKDSIKARADLERLNIWPKLHPERRAGKTFCPPAIFTLSNDEKTMMCEVFASFRPPDSFSSYIADCVQVKEKKLVGLKSHDCHIILHHLLPLAIRRVLPRPLCMVLLELSSFFRHLGVNNSTSESFSQLTPRIVLVLCQLEKMFPPSFFDIMVHLPIHLAYEAAIAGPVHFRTMWPVERNLGTLKRYVRNKSRPEGSIAEGYIADEAMSFCSMYLEDSVTRRTNLGRNADAEHRDVSGGYSIFLNIGHAIGGSGKEVHMDYNEWLRVHRYVLLNCPEVKPFVDQHIEEGRRRKGRKRMWEADQESYRTFPDWFAKQVKAMQMDPATVVHPDMVALANGPVNWSIKHNNYVINGYRFRINRIDKKKKNQNSGVFVRATRNSYASRQDRNPRDGELDYYGVLNDVIELNYEEVGKIVLFECDWCNSEGNSTGLQIDEYGFVSVNFTKLISDGDTLILASQAEQVFYVQDPIDTDWHVATKTKPRDLYNLVVAVHDDPCNAQNIDDASMDLDEENVRTDVDGFTVNQALPPQPHLPYDGSEDNEYDGDDTDQDS; this comes from the exons ATGGATAAGACATGGGTTAAGCTACATAGGAAAAGCACCGAGTATAAGGTCGGACTTCAAAATTTCATCCGAAACTCCCTCATTGTGGCTTCCCACGAGGGCAAGATTAAATGCCCTTGTCAATTATGTGCTAATCGTTCTTGGCGGAGCCCTGGTTTGGTGTACAAACACTTGCAAGCTGAGAAAATGTCTCCAGACTATGAAGATGGATTGTGGGATGAACATGGTGAAGCTTTACCCAATCCCGTATTCTTGGATGAAATCGAGGACCAACCTGAGGTCAATCTAGACATGAATGATATGTTGACAGATGCATTTGCAAATAACAGTCCACCTGGTTCACCCTACATTGGAGATGATGGTGCAACCATGAACACTGCACCTCCAGAAGTACAAAGATTTTACAACTTGATAAATGAGGCTAATGTTGATTTGTATCCCGGTTCAACAAAGATGAAAAAATTGGAGTATCTAGTGCGCTTGTATCAAATCAAGTGTTTGGGAGGAATCTCTGACAAGGCTCTTTCACTGCTACTGAAATTGACCAAGTCAATACTTCCAGATGGTGAGACACTACCAGACAGTTTCTACAAAGCCAAAAGGTTAATCTGTGATCTTGGATTAAGTTATGAAAAAATTGATGCTTGCCCCAATGATTGCATGATATATTGGAAAGATACTGCCAATCTTGATAAGTGTCATACTTGTGGTACAAGTAGGTACTTGTATGAGACCATTGAAGATGGCATAACGACAAGAAAAGTTTCTGCAAAGGTTTTAAGATATTTTCCTGTGACACCGCGTCTTCAGCGTCTATTTATGTCAAGATGTACCTCCAATCACATGACATGGCATGCAACTGATCGACCCATAGATGGAAGAATGAGGCATCCTGCTGATTCACCTGCTTGGAAAGAATTGGACAGATTGTATCCCTCATTTGCACAAGAAATGCGTAATGTCAGGTTAGGCTTAGCAAGTGATGGTTTTAATCCATTCGGTAATATGAGTTCAGCTCACAGTATTTGGCCCGTTGTTTTAACAGTTTACAATCTCCCCCCATGGCTTTGTATGAAGCAACCATACATGCTTTTATCACTTGTGATTCCAGGTCCCAAAGCTCCAGGGAATGACATTGATGTGTTCTTGGCTCCCTTGATTGATGAACTAAAGTCCTTGTGGGATGTTGGAGCTGCCACATATGATGTGATTTCAAAACAAAGTTTCACTATGAGGGCGGCACTATTATGGACTATAAATGATTTTCCGGCATATGCTAATCTATCTGGGTGGAGTACTAAGGGTAAGATGGCTTGTCCTCATTGTGGTGATTACACCGATTGTTTAAGGTTATACTATGGGAAAAAGTTCTGCTACATGGGACATCGTCGATTTCTTCCAATCAGCCATCGGTTCCGCAGCCAAAAACGACCTTTTAATGGAAAACAGGAACATAGACCCCATCCTATACCAATGACTGGTTTGGAGTGTCTCTTTCAGTTGTCTACACTACAGTTTAAGTTTGGAAAAGCTACTGCTAAACCTCCTCGGAGACGTAAAGGGGATGCACCACCATACAACGGACCTTGGAAAAAGGAGAGCATTTTTTTCCAATTGCCATATTGGAAGGACTTACTCATTCGACACAACTTAGATGTGATGCATATTGAGAAAAACATATGTGATGCTGTTCTTGGAACTTTGTTAGGAATTGATGGCAAGAACAAGGATAGTATCAAGGCACGTGCTGACTTGGAACGATTGAATATATGGCCAAAACTGCATCCAGAACGGCGAGCCGGAAAAACATTTTGCCCTCCAGCTATATTTACATTGTCTAATGATGAAAAGACTATGATGTGCGAAGTGTTTGCATCCTTCAGGCCTCCTGACAGTTTCTCATCTTACATAGCTGATTGCGTCcaagtaaaagaaaagaaattggtTGGCCTGAAAAGTCATGACTGCCACATTATCTTGCACCACTTGCTGCCTCTTGCTATTCGACGAGTTCTTCCAAGACCTTTGTGTATGGTGTTGCTGGAATTAAGTTCATTTTTTCGACACTTAGGTGTAAACAATTCTACAAGCGAGTCATTTTCACAATTGACACCACGCATAGTCCTTGTTCTTTGCCAGCTAGAGAAAATGTTTCCACCTTCTTTCTTTGACATTATGGTCCATTTACCAATCCACTTAGCATATGAAGCTGCAATTGCTGGCCCTGTTCACTTTCGAACGATGTGGCCTGTAGAGAG GAACTTGGGAACACTTAAGAGGTATGTGCGTAACAAAAGTCGACCTGAGGGTTCGATTGCTGAAGGGTACATTGCTGATGAGGCCATGTCATTTTGTTCCATGTACTTGGAAGATTCAGTTACACGCCGGACCAATCTTGGACGAAATGCTGATGCGGAACATCGAGATGTGTCTGGTGGTTATTCAATTTTCCTTAATATTGGTCATGCTATTGGAGGTTCGGGTAAAGAAGTGCATATGGATTATAACGAGTGGCTTCGCGTACATAGATATGTTCTACTTAATTGTCCGGAGGTCAAACCATTCGTAGA CCAACACATCGAAGAGGGAAGGAGAAGAAAGGGTCGAAAGAGGATGTGGGAAGCTGACCAAGAATCGTATAGAACTTTTCCAGACTGGTTTGCAAAACAA GTGAAGGCTATGCAAATGGATCCTGCAACAGTAGTCCACCCAGATATGGTTGCTTTGGCCAACGGTCCAGTCAATTGGTCTATTAAGCACAACAATTATGTGATTAATGGTTATAGATTTCGAATTAATAGGattgataagaaaaaaaaaaatcaaaacagtggtGTGTTTGTCCGTGCAACAAGAAATAGTTATGCAAGTAGGCAAGATAGAAATCCAAGAGATGGAGAGCTGGACTATTACGGGGTGCTAAATGATGTCATTGAGCTTAATTATGAGGAGGTAGGCAAGATTGTCTTGTTTGAATGTGATTGGTGCAATAGTGAGGGCAATTCTACAGGTTTGCAGATAGATGAATATGGTTTTGTATCAGTAAACTTTACAAAGCTCATATCTGATGGGGACACTCTCATACTTGCCTCACAAGCTGAACAAGTATTTTATGTCCAAGATCCCATTGATACCGATTGGCACGTAGCAACAAAGACGAAGCCTCGTGATCTATACAACCTTGTGGTTGCTGTCCATGATGATCCATGTAATGCACAAAACATAGATGATGCATCTATGGATTTGGATGAGGAAAATGTCAGGACTGATGTTGATGGATTCACAGTTAATCAAGCATTACCTCCCCAACCCCACCTCCCTTATGATGGTAGTGAGGATAACGAGTATGATGGTGATGATACAGATCAAGATTCATGA
- the LOC112198156 gene encoding uncharacterized protein LOC112198156 isoform X3, whose product MEFNMEPLSNEMEIAQSLLHMQQTNITNEFHNVVGIVNEFTDGSNSEAEEDDSFNLRGVNRPNWAKGGNVEYLKFNDEGQAVEPEATVARWQRYLGMKATDHRLFQLNVFDWREFRKGKKLDEAWDAIRRTIDWSDPETQRKSGRIRFVVERKLNDRWKTFKAKLRKVWYTPNVGTEERFKCKDGRVSKEQWVALVNHWEDEKEQWRSIVNKQSRAKRRMMHTTGTKTFAEIRNKYKKINGGVNPDRCKMFELTHVHPDEPNSKQAIALMKDKIDKMKTTKRASQLPETLNDFEINEVYVSVLGKETRGGVRGFGFGVRPEQVPGVLVQKRGVHLEVQAMREQHEAEIETIRKESQEKEDKLREELNKQTLATKDKFKNMEIAMKKQEALMALLLGAYESTDMLAAALRMKGASLQPSMSHIQSSYEENLDDVYIPHCSEELQQQVTRN is encoded by the exons ATGGAGTTCAATATGGAGCCTCTAAGCAATGAAATGGAGATTGCTCAATCTTTGCTACACATGCAACAAACAAACATAACTAATGAGTTTCATAATGTGGTTGGGATTGTGAATGAGTTTACGGATGGCTCGAACTCTGAAGCTGAAGAGGATGATAGCTTTAATTTGCGTGGAGTAAATAGGCCAAATTGGGCAAAAGGAGGGAATGTGGAATACTTGAAGTTCAATGATGAAGGGCAAGCTGTGGAGCCAGAAGCAACTGTTGCAAGATGGCAACGATACCTTGGCATGAAGGCCACAGATCATAGGTTGTTTCAGCTCAATGTCTTTGATTGGCGAGAGTTTCGTAAGGGAAAGAAACTAGATGAGGCATGGGATGCAATCAGG AGAACTATTGATTGGTCGGACCCCGAAACTCAAAGAAAGAGTGGGAGGATAAGGTTTGTGGTGGAGAGGAAGTTGAATGATCGTTGGAAGACATTTAAGGCGAAACTCCGGAAAGTATGGTATACCCCAAATGTTGGTACTGAAGAGCGTTTTAAATGCAAAGATGGGAGGGTAAGCAAAGAACAATGGGTTGCACTAGTTAACCACTGGGAAGATGAAAAGGAacag TGGCGTTCTATTGTGAACAAGCAGAGTCGGGCAAAGCGTAGGATGATGCACACAACTGGCACAAAGACATTTGCAGAGATCAGGAACAAATAT aaaaaaataaatggaGGTGTAAACCCAGACCGTTGCAAAATGTTTGAGCTTACCCATGTCCACCCTGATGAACCAAATTCTAAACAAGCTATT GCCTTAATGAAGGACAAGATTGACAAGATGAAGACTACAAAGAGGGCATCCCAACTTCCAGAGACTCTTAATGATTTTGAAATCAATGAAGTATATGTGTCTGTGCTTGGAAAAGAGACACGTGGAGGGGTGCGAGGATTTGGCTTTGGAGTCAGACCTGAACAAGTTCCTGGTGTACTAGTCCAGAAGAGAGGTGTTCATTTAGAGGTACAAGCAATGAGAGAACAACATGAGGCTGAGATTGAAACGATTCGGAAGGAGAGCCAAGAAAAGGAAGATAAGCTTAGGGAAGAACTGAACAAACAAACTCTGGCCACAAAggataaatttaaaaatatggaGATTGCAATGAAAAAACAGGAAGCTCTTATGGCTTTGTTACTTGGGGCATATGAGTCAACTGATATGCTTGCTGCAGCTTTAAGAATGAAGGGTGCTTCTCTCCAACCATCGATGAGCCATATTCAATCTTCATATGAGGAGAACTTGGATGATGTTTACATACCACATTGCTCTGAAGAATTGCAGCAGCAAGTTACCAGAAATTGA